One Paraburkholderia aromaticivorans DNA segment encodes these proteins:
- a CDS encoding LysR substrate-binding domain-containing protein: MPTLRMLRTFRAVARTGSFAAAAESVALTQAAVSLQMRALEQALGRQLFDRSGRQIALNRHGQEIWPKVEQIFDLLTELEGTPTDSMVGPVTIGAVVSVIGALSLVVARLKTAHPQLDVRLLSSRSDELAKMVEAGEVDIAAIVARADISLPDTLKWTTLYTEPLMLIISRKITDTDPQRILLSHPFLRFDRRVRTGRVVEHALQTAGLAVNEYLELNSIETIVALVRENIGVTVLPLLHRGNWHNDPSLRVLSISNSPVLRTVGMIHRASYDRRAITQAIIDTLHGS, translated from the coding sequence ATGCCGACGCTGCGCATGTTGAGAACTTTCCGGGCCGTCGCACGGACCGGGTCATTCGCCGCCGCGGCCGAGAGCGTCGCGCTGACTCAGGCGGCGGTGAGCTTGCAGATGCGCGCACTCGAACAGGCACTCGGCCGTCAGCTGTTCGATCGCAGCGGGCGGCAGATCGCGCTGAACCGGCACGGGCAAGAGATCTGGCCGAAAGTCGAGCAGATTTTCGATCTGCTCACCGAGCTCGAGGGAACGCCGACGGATTCGATGGTAGGACCGGTGACTATCGGCGCGGTGGTGTCGGTGATCGGCGCGCTGTCGCTAGTCGTCGCCCGGCTGAAGACCGCCCATCCGCAACTGGACGTGCGGCTGCTATCGTCGCGCTCCGACGAACTGGCCAAGATGGTGGAGGCGGGCGAGGTCGATATCGCGGCGATCGTCGCGCGTGCCGACATCTCGCTGCCGGACACGCTGAAGTGGACGACGCTCTACACGGAGCCGCTGATGCTGATAATCAGCCGCAAGATCACCGACACCGATCCGCAGCGCATCCTGCTCAGCCACCCCTTTCTGCGCTTCGACCGGCGGGTGCGCACCGGGCGCGTCGTGGAGCATGCGTTGCAGACGGCAGGCCTCGCGGTCAACGAGTACCTCGAACTCAATTCGATCGAGACGATCGTGGCGCTGGTGCGCGAGAATATCGGCGTCACGGTGCTGCCACTTCTGCACCGCGGCAACTGGCACAACGATCCGTCGCTACGCGTGCTGTCGATTTCGAACTCACCGGTGTTACGCACGGTCGGCATGATCCACCGCGCGTCGTATGACAGACGCGCCATCACGCAGGCGATTATCGATACGCTGCACGGCAGCTAG